One genomic segment of Streptomyces niveus includes these proteins:
- the rpmA gene encoding 50S ribosomal protein L27, with the protein MAHKKGASSTRNGRDSNAQRLGVKRFGGQVVLAGEILVRQRGTHFHPGSGVGRGGDDTLFALAPGAVEFGKSRGRKVVNIVPVAE; encoded by the coding sequence ATGGCACACAAGAAGGGCGCATCGTCCACCCGTAACGGGCGCGACTCGAACGCTCAGCGGCTCGGCGTGAAGCGCTTCGGCGGTCAGGTCGTGCTCGCCGGTGAGATCCTCGTCCGCCAGCGTGGCACCCACTTCCACCCCGGTTCGGGTGTGGGCCGTGGTGGCGACGACACGCTGTTCGCCCTCGCCCCCGGCGCGGTCGAGTTCGGCAAGAGCCGTGGCCGCAAGGTCGTGAACATCGTTCCGGTCGCCGAGTAG
- a CDS encoding acyltransferase family protein → MVSPLSPARTGTPSSDPAPVGGGTGVTARDPFFDNAKYLAIVLVAVGHSWEPLPGSGRVVEALYTFVYVFHMPVFIVIAGYFSRGFDMSPKRVWRLVTGVLVPYAVFEVAYTLFHRTVQTPGFPLTPTDPYWILWFLPALFLWRITTPFWQLVRWPVPLALAVAALASMSTGIGDDLQLMRVLQFLPFFVLGLRLRPEHFAYLRRTRVRVAALPVALAALLVAYWSVPRMSTSWLFKSYGARELNEPVWTGAAMTLLLFAAALVLGACFLAWVPSRRLWMTALGAGTLYGYLLHGFLIRGAQYLGGYDDPFFETPSGRIAVTLAAALLVTALCTPPVRRVFRYVVEPRMRWALRRDDSKA, encoded by the coding sequence ATGGTCTCACCTCTGTCGCCCGCCCGGACCGGAACTCCGTCATCGGACCCCGCTCCCGTCGGTGGCGGTACCGGTGTCACGGCGCGGGATCCGTTCTTCGACAACGCGAAGTACCTGGCCATCGTCCTGGTCGCCGTCGGGCACTCGTGGGAGCCGTTGCCGGGCAGCGGGCGGGTGGTCGAGGCCCTCTACACCTTCGTGTACGTGTTCCACATGCCCGTCTTCATCGTGATCGCGGGCTACTTCTCGCGCGGCTTCGACATGAGCCCGAAGCGGGTGTGGCGGCTGGTCACCGGGGTCCTGGTGCCGTACGCCGTCTTCGAGGTGGCGTACACGCTCTTCCACCGCACGGTGCAGACACCGGGCTTTCCGCTCACGCCCACCGACCCGTACTGGATCCTCTGGTTCCTGCCCGCCCTGTTCCTGTGGCGGATCACGACACCGTTCTGGCAGCTGGTGCGGTGGCCGGTGCCCCTGGCCCTGGCCGTGGCCGCGCTGGCGTCGATGTCGACCGGGATCGGCGACGACCTCCAGCTCATGCGCGTCCTTCAGTTCCTGCCGTTCTTCGTCCTGGGACTGCGGCTGCGCCCCGAGCACTTCGCGTATCTGCGCCGGACCCGGGTACGGGTCGCGGCGCTGCCCGTCGCCCTGGCCGCCCTGCTGGTGGCGTACTGGTCGGTCCCGCGCATGAGCACCTCGTGGCTCTTCAAGAGTTACGGCGCCCGCGAGCTGAACGAGCCGGTCTGGACGGGCGCGGCGATGACCCTGCTCCTGTTCGCCGCTGCGCTCGTGCTGGGCGCGTGCTTCCTGGCCTGGGTCCCGAGCCGCCGCCTGTGGATGACCGCGCTGGGCGCCGGAACGCTCTACGGCTACCTGCTGCACGGCTTCCTCATCCGCGGCGCGCAGTATCTCGGCGGCTACGACGACCCGTTCTTCGAGACCCCGTCGGGCCGGATCGCGGTGACGCTGGCCGCCGCGCTGCTGGTGACGGCGCTGTGCACGCCCCCCGTACGACGGGTGTTCAGGTACGTCGTGGAGCCGAGGATGCGGTGGGCGCTGCGCCGGGACGACAGCAAGGCGTAG
- a CDS encoding glycosyltransferase family 4 protein gives MTEVLFIASTRPQFGVLADSVRKFQEHGASVRLAGTFNLDAAASELAPIDLTEAHQLPRSLAQRSSAVRRKAEQLPAGMRAWIQVKGDSWMRTRARGAHVLVALDPGAVYTVWRLAQYNRGAKAVFGLAPALKAVEELARSGAVKPRNALAVIPSPAVVARDVRRSVNGVPAAVMRTVTARPLMRSAIGARLWRGAVTAPGIPAQMRINVSRYVAEGMLSAGRTSGAAIALAAAAAKIPDQGRRAKLLDESVMKEISKGLSPQELSQAVGAQLAHADTQFAAGEHDEAAGALNRALTLAFHRVIHLDQLSSPLAKDAEGFVKPLYASKAMRAVATPRGREVPAAPAPTDRPLRLLVTTSGNDNFLHHILAHFGNHPGVELRFLDLATQKSLKQIAWAARRILADRLAGGSTDYQEEVERLIRPHLDWADTVFIDWSVGPAAMFTTIDPGDTRIVLRLHSYEAFTRWPHMTDFSRVDDMVFVAPHVRDLVTSLTPQLRGEHAPRTHVLDNAMDLTAFRRPKSPDARFTLGLIGISQVAKDPLWAIDVLRRVREQDDRYRLLLIGGDMNPKNSRATREYRQELDQALVPLVESGAVVQLGPTNDVPSALTGVGTVLSSSVREGCHVGLMEGAASGALPVVRDWPFYAGRPNSARTLYPDSWIVDSPEDAARRIIEHTATEEAWQQAGKLAADHAVSAWDWPVVRKQFEKLLLDRR, from the coding sequence GTGACCGAAGTCCTGTTCATCGCCTCGACCCGGCCCCAGTTCGGTGTGCTCGCCGACTCGGTACGGAAGTTCCAGGAGCATGGCGCCAGCGTGCGCCTGGCCGGGACCTTCAACCTGGACGCGGCTGCCTCGGAACTCGCCCCGATCGACCTCACCGAGGCGCACCAGCTTCCCCGGAGTCTGGCCCAGCGCAGCTCGGCCGTGCGGCGCAAAGCCGAGCAGTTGCCCGCGGGAATGCGGGCATGGATACAGGTCAAGGGCGACTCGTGGATGCGCACACGCGCACGCGGGGCTCATGTGCTGGTGGCTCTGGACCCCGGCGCCGTCTACACCGTGTGGCGACTGGCCCAGTACAACCGCGGCGCCAAGGCCGTCTTCGGTCTCGCGCCCGCCCTGAAGGCCGTCGAGGAGCTGGCGCGGAGCGGTGCCGTCAAGCCCCGCAACGCCCTGGCCGTCATTCCGTCCCCCGCCGTCGTCGCACGCGATGTCCGGCGCTCCGTGAACGGCGTACCGGCCGCGGTCATGCGTACGGTCACCGCGAGGCCACTGATGCGCTCCGCGATCGGCGCCCGGCTGTGGCGCGGCGCGGTGACCGCACCGGGTATTCCGGCACAGATGCGGATCAACGTCTCGCGGTACGTCGCCGAGGGCATGCTCTCGGCCGGCCGCACCAGCGGCGCCGCGATAGCCCTGGCCGCCGCCGCGGCCAAGATTCCGGACCAGGGGCGCAGGGCCAAGCTGCTGGACGAGTCGGTGATGAAGGAGATCTCCAAGGGGCTCAGCCCGCAGGAGCTCTCCCAGGCGGTCGGGGCGCAACTCGCCCACGCCGACACACAGTTCGCCGCGGGCGAGCACGACGAGGCGGCGGGGGCCCTCAACCGCGCTCTCACACTCGCGTTCCACCGCGTGATCCACCTCGACCAGCTCTCCTCCCCGCTGGCGAAGGACGCGGAAGGCTTCGTCAAGCCGCTCTACGCCTCGAAGGCCATGCGGGCCGTCGCCACCCCCCGGGGCAGAGAGGTCCCGGCCGCGCCGGCACCCACGGACCGCCCGCTCCGGCTGCTGGTGACCACGAGCGGCAACGACAACTTCCTCCACCACATCCTGGCGCACTTCGGGAACCACCCAGGGGTCGAGCTGCGCTTCCTGGACCTGGCCACGCAGAAGTCCCTCAAGCAGATCGCGTGGGCGGCACGGCGGATACTGGCGGACCGGCTTGCGGGTGGGTCGACCGATTACCAGGAAGAGGTCGAGCGGCTGATCCGCCCGCATCTGGACTGGGCGGACACCGTGTTCATCGACTGGTCCGTGGGACCCGCCGCGATGTTCACGACGATCGATCCCGGGGACACGCGCATCGTCCTGCGCCTGCACAGCTACGAGGCGTTCACCCGCTGGCCCCACATGACGGATTTCTCGCGCGTCGACGACATGGTGTTCGTGGCGCCGCACGTCCGCGATCTGGTGACCTCGCTGACCCCGCAGCTGCGCGGTGAGCACGCACCTCGTACGCATGTCCTCGACAACGCCATGGATCTGACGGCTTTCCGGCGGCCCAAGTCCCCCGACGCGCGGTTCACCCTCGGCCTGATCGGCATCAGTCAGGTCGCCAAGGACCCGCTGTGGGCCATCGATGTCCTGCGCCGGGTACGCGAGCAGGACGACCGGTACCGGCTGCTGCTGATCGGCGGTGACATGAACCCGAAGAACAGCCGTGCGACGCGGGAGTACCGTCAGGAACTGGACCAGGCACTCGTCCCGTTGGTGGAGTCGGGAGCGGTCGTGCAGCTCGGTCCGACGAACGACGTCCCCTCCGCGCTCACCGGCGTCGGGACGGTTCTGAGCTCGTCGGTCCGTGAGGGCTGCCACGTCGGTCTGATGGAGGGCGCCGCGAGCGGAGCGCTTCCCGTCGTACGGGACTGGCCTTTCTACGCGGGCCGTCCCAACAGCGCCCGTACCCTCTATCCCGATTCCTGGATCGTCGACTCCCCCGAGGACGCCGCGCGGCGGATCATCGAGCACACGGCCACCGAGGAGGCGTGGCAGCAGGCGGGCAAGCTCGCCGCCGATCACGCCGTGTCCGCCTGGGACTGGCCCGTGGTGCGCAAGCAGTTCGAGAAGCTGCTGCTCGACCGGCGGTAG
- a CDS encoding glycosyltransferase family 4 protein produces the protein MKISFLIHTIYGIGGTIRTTLNLAEEFAEQHEVEIVSVFRHRPVPLFDVDPRITLVPLIHTWKESPAYEKDHPLHLQPAEYFPRNEARYREYSKLTDERVRDHYADSDADVVIGTRPGLAAYVAQFAPASAVLIGQEHMTYNHHKPALRNEMYQHIDALDAYVTVSEGDAAVYRAQMPLPATRVLAISNSVPEPSIEPSTGSGTTIVAAGRLSSEKQYSVLVDAFAKVVAERPEWDLRIYGGGPEKENLRKQIDRLGLYNSVRLMGSVSPIEPEWAKGAVAASTSRHESFGMTLVEAMRCGLPVVSSDCDYGPREILQPGVDGLLVPVSDPDAVARALLTLIDDEPLRRRMSAAAVKNASRFDPGQVAKKYEELFGELRTVSAQRAAVGDFAPVADCVVESGGAVAFSLVAPQAAAVVHEGLKLVCVRSDIRTQERVFPMSGNGTVTIPADAAFTEGVWECFAELPESGRRVRIGARSIDQRGAMSACERARHGEPVHNLVPYATRPQKQLTLRSWVRPIHAEAGDIRVEGKRITVAGELFGAGVMAQDPSLVVRRRGKPAEELTYAGSRQGERGFRFTFPVSGPAGRQIARSESWDLLLKYAPDAAPVKVARVLDDVVEKRPIYEYPVTEVRKSRPWGPLRRVVRKLRSRPAQWVRVRIMYMGTNDLVVNVADAPRK, from the coding sequence ATGAAGATCTCCTTCCTCATCCACACCATCTATGGCATCGGCGGCACCATCCGCACCACACTGAACCTCGCGGAGGAGTTCGCCGAGCAGCATGAGGTGGAGATCGTCTCGGTCTTCCGGCACCGGCCCGTCCCGCTCTTCGACGTGGACCCCCGCATCACCCTCGTACCGCTCATCCACACCTGGAAGGAGTCCCCGGCGTACGAGAAGGACCATCCGCTCCATCTCCAGCCCGCCGAGTACTTTCCGCGCAACGAGGCGCGCTACCGCGAGTACAGCAAGCTGACCGACGAGCGGGTCAGGGACCACTACGCGGACTCGGACGCCGACGTCGTCATCGGGACCAGGCCCGGACTCGCCGCGTACGTCGCCCAGTTCGCCCCCGCGAGCGCCGTGCTCATCGGCCAGGAGCACATGACGTACAACCACCACAAGCCCGCCCTGCGCAACGAGATGTACCAGCACATCGACGCGCTCGACGCCTACGTCACCGTCTCCGAGGGCGACGCCGCCGTCTACCGCGCGCAGATGCCGCTGCCCGCGACCCGGGTGCTCGCCATCTCCAACAGCGTGCCCGAGCCGTCGATCGAGCCGTCCACGGGTTCCGGCACCACCATCGTCGCCGCCGGGCGGCTGTCCTCCGAGAAGCAGTACAGCGTGCTCGTCGACGCCTTCGCCAAGGTTGTCGCCGAGCGCCCGGAGTGGGACCTGAGGATCTACGGCGGGGGGCCGGAGAAGGAGAACCTCCGCAAGCAGATCGACAGGCTCGGCCTCTACAACAGCGTGCGGCTGATGGGCTCGGTCTCGCCCATCGAGCCGGAGTGGGCGAAGGGCGCCGTCGCCGCGTCCACCTCGCGCCACGAGTCGTTCGGCATGACCCTCGTGGAGGCCATGCGCTGCGGCCTGCCCGTCGTCAGCAGCGACTGCGACTACGGCCCCCGGGAGATCCTCCAGCCCGGTGTGGACGGCCTGTTGGTGCCCGTCTCGGACCCCGACGCCGTCGCGCGTGCCCTGCTCACCCTCATCGACGACGAGCCGCTGCGCCGCCGGATGAGCGCGGCGGCCGTCAAGAACGCCTCACGGTTCGACCCCGGCCAGGTCGCCAAGAAGTACGAGGAACTCTTCGGCGAACTGCGGACCGTCTCCGCCCAGCGCGCGGCCGTCGGTGACTTCGCGCCGGTCGCCGACTGTGTGGTGGAGTCCGGTGGCGCGGTCGCCTTCTCCCTCGTCGCCCCGCAGGCCGCGGCGGTCGTCCACGAGGGCCTGAAGCTGGTCTGTGTGCGCTCCGACATCCGTACCCAGGAGCGCGTCTTCCCGATGTCCGGCAACGGCACGGTCACGATTCCGGCGGACGCCGCGTTCACCGAGGGCGTCTGGGAGTGCTTCGCCGAACTCCCGGAATCCGGACGGCGGGTACGGATCGGCGCCCGCTCCATCGACCAGCGCGGCGCCATGAGCGCCTGCGAACGCGCGCGCCACGGTGAGCCCGTTCACAATCTCGTCCCGTACGCGACCCGGCCCCAGAAGCAGCTCACTCTCCGCTCATGGGTCCGGCCGATCCACGCGGAGGCCGGGGACATCCGGGTCGAGGGCAAGCGCATCACGGTCGCGGGTGAGCTGTTCGGCGCCGGCGTGATGGCCCAGGACCCGTCACTGGTGGTACGCAGACGGGGCAAGCCCGCCGAGGAGTTGACGTACGCGGGCAGCCGGCAGGGGGAGCGCGGGTTCCGTTTCACCTTCCCCGTATCGGGACCGGCCGGGCGGCAGATCGCCAGGTCGGAGTCGTGGGACCTGCTGCTGAAGTACGCCCCGGACGCGGCGCCGGTGAAGGTCGCGCGGGTGCTCGACGACGTCGTGGAGAAGCGGCCGATCTACGAGTACCCGGTCACGGAGGTGCGCAAGAGCAGGCCCTGGGGACCGCTGCGCAGAGTGGTCCGTAAACTGAGGAGCCGGCCGGCCCAGTGGGTGCGGGTGCGGATCATGTACATGGGGACCAACGACCTCGTCGTCAATGTGGCGGACGCGCCGCGGAAATAG
- the wecB gene encoding non-hydrolyzing UDP-N-acetylglucosamine 2-epimerase — MKVISIVGARPQLVKLAPMAAAFAGTDHQHVIVHTGQHYDADLSDVFFDGLGIPAPDIHLGVGSGSHGAQTGAVLTALDPVFESERPDWVLVYGDTNSTVAGALSAVKMHLPVAHLEAGLRSFNRRMPEEHNRVLTDHCADLLLAPTEEAMRHLAAEGLADRARLAGDVMVDICLRIRDSVRAGEHPAPALPPGIDPSQPFLLATLHRPDNTDDPARLAAILDSLAGLPLPVALLAHPRLVARAEQHGITLARGSVHVGRPLPYAGLVAAALASSGVVTDSGGLQKEAFLLERICTTVRPETEWIETVTTGWNVLVPDPQELTAEEWAATVTRATPTEDPGAPYGDGLAAQNVIRLIEEWKVGSRRA, encoded by the coding sequence ATGAAAGTGATCAGCATCGTTGGAGCGCGTCCCCAACTGGTGAAGCTGGCTCCCATGGCCGCGGCCTTCGCCGGAACGGACCACCAGCACGTCATTGTCCACACGGGGCAGCACTACGACGCCGACCTTTCCGATGTGTTCTTCGACGGGCTGGGCATCCCCGCTCCGGACATCCATCTCGGTGTCGGATCCGGCAGCCACGGTGCCCAGACCGGCGCGGTCCTCACCGCGCTCGATCCGGTCTTCGAGTCCGAGCGGCCGGACTGGGTCCTGGTGTACGGCGACACCAACTCCACTGTCGCCGGGGCCCTTTCCGCGGTGAAGATGCATCTCCCGGTGGCGCACCTGGAGGCGGGACTCCGCTCCTTCAACAGGCGGATGCCGGAGGAGCACAACCGCGTACTCACCGACCACTGCGCCGATCTGCTCCTGGCTCCCACCGAGGAGGCCATGCGGCATCTCGCCGCCGAAGGGCTCGCCGACCGCGCGAGGCTCGCCGGTGATGTCATGGTCGACATCTGTCTGCGGATCCGCGACTCCGTACGTGCCGGGGAGCACCCCGCGCCCGCGCTGCCCCCGGGCATCGATCCGTCACAGCCGTTCCTGCTCGCGACGCTGCACCGCCCGGACAACACCGACGATCCCGCACGGCTCGCCGCCATCCTCGACTCCCTCGCCGGGCTTCCCCTTCCGGTGGCCCTGCTGGCCCACCCGCGCCTGGTCGCACGCGCCGAACAGCACGGCATCACACTCGCGCGAGGTTCCGTCCATGTCGGCCGTCCGCTGCCCTACGCCGGACTTGTCGCCGCCGCTCTCGCCTCGTCCGGGGTGGTGACCGACTCCGGAGGTCTCCAGAAGGAGGCTTTTCTTCTGGAGCGGATCTGCACGACGGTACGCCCCGAGACCGAGTGGATCGAGACAGTGACGACCGGCTGGAACGTCCTGGTCCCCGATCCCCAAGAACTCACAGCCGAGGAGTGGGCCGCCACGGTGACGCGGGCCACTCCCACCGAGGACCCGGGCGCCCCTTACGGCGACGGACTGGCAGCACAGAACGTCATCCGACTTATAGAAGAGTGGAAGGTAGGTAGCCGACGCGCGTGA
- the obgE gene encoding GTPase ObgE — protein sequence MTTFVDRVELHVAAGSGGHGCASVHREKFKPLGGPDGGTGGRGGDVILVVDQSVTTLLEYHHSPHRKATNGRPGEGANRSGKDGQDLVLPVPDGTVILDKKGNVLADLVGQGTTFVAAEGGRGGLGNAALASARRKAPGFALLGEPGRSGDIVLELKTVADVALVGYPSAGKSSLISVLSAAKPKIADYPFTTLVPNLGVVTAGSTVYTIADVPGLIPGASQGRGLGLEFLRHVERCSVLVHILDTATLESDRDPISDLDMIEEELKQYGGLDDRPRIAVLNKIDIPDGLDLAEMIRPELEARGLRVYEVSAVARTGLKELSFALAEIIAAQRAAKPVEEATRVVIRPKAVDDTGFTVSLEEDGLYRVRGEKPERWVRQTDFSNDEAVGYLADRLSRLGVEGELMKAGARSGDGVAIGPEDDAVVFDWEPTVMAGAEMLGRRGEDHRLDAPRPAAVRRRDRDAERDEADKEYDDFKPF from the coding sequence ATGACCACCTTCGTGGACCGCGTCGAGCTGCATGTCGCCGCGGGTAGCGGAGGCCACGGCTGCGCCTCCGTGCACCGGGAGAAGTTCAAGCCCCTCGGCGGCCCCGACGGCGGCACCGGCGGCCGTGGCGGCGACGTCATCCTGGTCGTCGACCAGTCCGTGACCACGCTGCTCGAATACCACCACTCGCCGCACCGCAAGGCCACCAACGGCAGGCCCGGCGAGGGCGCCAACCGTTCCGGCAAGGACGGCCAGGACCTCGTCCTGCCGGTCCCGGACGGCACGGTGATCCTCGACAAGAAGGGCAACGTGCTCGCCGACCTCGTCGGCCAGGGCACCACCTTCGTCGCCGCCGAGGGCGGCCGCGGCGGCCTCGGCAACGCCGCTCTCGCCTCCGCCCGCCGCAAGGCCCCCGGCTTCGCGCTGCTCGGCGAGCCCGGCCGCTCGGGCGACATCGTCCTGGAGCTCAAGACCGTCGCCGACGTCGCGCTCGTCGGCTACCCGAGCGCCGGCAAGTCGTCGCTGATCTCCGTGCTCTCCGCGGCCAAGCCCAAGATCGCCGACTACCCGTTCACGACGCTCGTGCCCAACCTGGGCGTCGTCACCGCGGGCTCGACCGTCTACACCATCGCGGACGTCCCCGGCCTGATCCCGGGCGCCAGCCAGGGCCGCGGCCTCGGCCTGGAGTTCCTGCGCCACGTGGAGCGCTGCTCGGTCCTCGTGCACATCCTGGACACCGCCACGCTGGAGTCCGACCGTGACCCCATCTCCGACCTCGACATGATCGAGGAGGAGCTGAAGCAGTACGGCGGTCTCGACGACCGTCCGCGCATCGCGGTCCTCAACAAGATCGACATCCCGGACGGACTGGATCTGGCCGAGATGATCCGTCCCGAGCTGGAGGCGCGCGGCCTGCGCGTGTACGAGGTCTCCGCCGTGGCCCGTACCGGCCTCAAGGAGCTCTCCTTCGCGCTCGCCGAGATCATCGCCGCCCAGCGCGCGGCGAAGCCCGTGGAGGAGGCGACCAGGGTTGTCATCCGGCCGAAGGCGGTCGACGACACGGGCTTCACCGTCTCGCTGGAGGAGGACGGCCTGTACCGCGTACGCGGCGAGAAGCCCGAACGCTGGGTCAGGCAGACCGACTTCAGCAACGACGAGGCGGTCGGCTATCTCGCGGACCGGCTCAGCCGGCTCGGCGTCGAGGGCGAACTGATGAAGGCCGGGGCCCGCTCCGGTGACGGCGTCGCGATCGGCCCCGAGGACGACGCGGTCGTCTTCGACTGGGAGCCGACCGTGATGGCCGGCGCCGAGATGCTCGGGCGCCGTGGCGAGGACCACCGGCTCGACGCGCCGCGGCCGGCCGCCGTACGCCGCAGGGACCGGGACGCGGAGCGGGACGAAGCGGACAAGGAGTACGACGACTTCAAGCCGTTCTAG
- the rplU gene encoding 50S ribosomal protein L21, protein MYAIVRSGGRQHKVAVDDIVEVDKIPTAKVGDTVELSTLLVVDGDAVTSDPWVLNGIKVTAEVVDHHKGAKIDILRYKNKTGYRRRQGHRQQYTAIKVTAIPAAAKK, encoded by the coding sequence GTGTACGCCATCGTGCGCAGCGGTGGTCGTCAGCACAAGGTTGCTGTTGACGACATCGTTGAGGTTGACAAGATTCCCACTGCCAAGGTTGGCGACACGGTCGAGCTCTCGACCCTGCTCGTGGTCGACGGCGACGCCGTGACCAGCGACCCGTGGGTCCTGAACGGCATCAAGGTCACCGCCGAGGTCGTGGACCACCACAAGGGCGCGAAGATCGACATCCTTCGCTACAAGAACAAGACCGGTTACCGCCGTCGCCAGGGTCACCGCCAGCAGTACACGGCGATCAAGGTCACCGCTATTCCCGCGGCCGCGAAGAAGTAA
- a CDS encoding acyltransferase, translating to MNYRVQPTAQVDGTAVVGDGSSVWELAQIRENARLGENCVVGRGAYVGTGVRIGDNVKIQNYALVYEPAELADGVFIGPAVVLTNDMNPRSVDPDGKLKRGSDWEAVGVKIAEGASLGARSVCVAPVRIGRWAMIAAGAVVTKDVPDFGLVVGVPARRIGWAGRAGVKLVERNGEPGVWECPRTGALHDEKDGVLTERL from the coding sequence GTGAACTACAGGGTCCAGCCAACCGCCCAGGTCGACGGGACCGCGGTGGTCGGTGACGGCAGCAGCGTCTGGGAGCTCGCGCAGATCCGGGAGAACGCGCGCCTGGGCGAGAACTGCGTCGTCGGGCGTGGTGCCTATGTCGGGACCGGGGTGCGGATCGGCGACAACGTCAAGATCCAGAACTACGCGCTGGTGTACGAGCCCGCCGAGCTGGCCGACGGTGTCTTCATCGGGCCCGCAGTCGTCCTCACCAATGACATGAACCCCCGCTCCGTGGACCCCGACGGCAAGCTCAAGCGCGGCTCCGACTGGGAGGCGGTCGGTGTGAAGATCGCGGAGGGCGCCTCGCTGGGCGCCCGGTCGGTCTGCGTCGCGCCCGTACGGATCGGCCGGTGGGCGATGATCGCCGCCGGGGCCGTCGTCACGAAGGACGTACCGGACTTCGGGCTGGTCGTGGGAGTCCCGGCCCGCCGGATCGGCTGGGCCGGGCGCGCCGGTGTGAAGCTCGTGGAGCGGAACGGGGAGCCCGGTGTGTGGGAGTGCCCCAGGACCGGCGCGCTGCACGACGAGAAGGACGGCGTCCTCACCGAGCGCCTCTGA
- a CDS encoding glycosyltransferase, translating to MRETANQFIHAGWDVTVVTIAQDSWERDSGIDPTLLNEVDSRVRTVELPLSRLDLETDIRLFDEERAASPNGWLTKLRNRQRLTFPEPNFGEWRGDLERAVVDIHAEHPADLLLASCVPYVTLAAAWKLWEEARVPYAVDFRDGWSIDVIDGVEAFSRDSEEAQWEKKILDNALSLWVVNDPIADHYRARYPEFADRVHVVRNGYDADSAPGRAHTPDVESGLRFGYLGTVNFSAQHLETVLNAWRTAREHEPLLANARFEVRGHIGNGAGREANRHTELLKQAAADGVVFGGPAAKAEVASVYASWDALVLILIGGRFVTSGKVYEYMATGLPIVSAHVVEHDASNVLNGHPLWTGAIGMDEEKMAEAFAEAARMAIRTSDELHAEAMAHADRFTREKLMTVAVRELVEAFDAAKPAHGPETTDTSTGERTTSTKGVDVAPLTEKSSVSGGTSS from the coding sequence ATGCGCGAGACCGCCAATCAGTTCATCCACGCGGGCTGGGACGTCACGGTCGTCACCATCGCCCAGGATTCCTGGGAGCGGGACTCCGGTATCGACCCCACTCTTCTGAACGAGGTCGACTCCCGGGTCAGGACCGTCGAGCTGCCGCTGTCACGCCTCGACCTCGAAACGGACATACGGCTCTTCGACGAAGAACGGGCCGCGAGCCCCAACGGCTGGCTGACGAAGCTGCGCAATCGCCAGCGTCTGACGTTCCCCGAGCCCAACTTCGGTGAGTGGCGGGGCGACCTGGAGCGGGCCGTTGTGGACATCCACGCGGAGCACCCCGCGGATCTGCTGCTCGCGAGCTGCGTTCCGTACGTGACCCTGGCAGCGGCCTGGAAACTCTGGGAAGAGGCCCGGGTGCCCTACGCGGTGGACTTCCGCGACGGCTGGTCCATCGACGTCATCGACGGTGTCGAGGCCTTCTCCCGTGACTCCGAGGAGGCACAGTGGGAGAAGAAGATACTCGACAACGCGCTCTCCCTCTGGGTCGTCAACGACCCCATCGCGGACCACTACCGCGCGCGCTACCCGGAGTTCGCCGACCGTGTGCACGTCGTGCGCAACGGATACGACGCGGACAGCGCGCCGGGCCGCGCCCACACCCCCGATGTCGAGTCCGGCCTGAGGTTCGGCTACCTGGGAACGGTCAACTTCTCGGCCCAGCACCTGGAGACGGTGCTCAACGCCTGGCGGACTGCACGCGAACACGAGCCGCTGCTCGCCAACGCGCGCTTCGAGGTACGCGGTCACATCGGCAACGGCGCCGGGCGCGAGGCGAACCGCCACACGGAGCTCCTCAAGCAGGCCGCGGCCGACGGCGTCGTCTTCGGCGGCCCCGCCGCGAAGGCCGAGGTGGCGTCGGTCTACGCGAGCTGGGACGCGCTGGTGCTCATTCTCATAGGCGGTCGCTTCGTGACCTCAGGCAAGGTGTACGAGTACATGGCGACCGGTCTGCCGATCGTCTCGGCCCATGTCGTCGAGCACGACGCCTCGAACGTGCTGAACGGGCATCCCCTGTGGACGGGGGCCATCGGCATGGACGAGGAGAAGATGGCCGAGGCGTTCGCCGAGGCGGCGCGCATGGCGATCAGGACCAGCGATGAACTGCACGCCGAAGCGATGGCCCACGCCGACCGGTTCACCCGCGAGAAGCTGATGACCGTCGCCGTCCGCGAGCTCGTCGAGGCTTTCGACGCGGCCAAGCCGGCACACGGCCCGGAGACCACGGATACGAGCACCGGCGAGCGGACCACCAGCACGAAGGGCGTCGACGTGGCCCCTCTCACCGAGAAGTCGAGCGTCAGCGGAGGAACAAGCTCGTGA